The Lacipirellula parvula genome window below encodes:
- a CDS encoding phytanoyl-CoA dioxygenase family protein — MLTDQQLDAYRRDGYLVAPALFDAAEVDLLQRAAKEDKALDDNAFGRADGAGGSVRLSLWNHPGDDIYGMFARSRRVVDSVGQLLRDEPYHYHSKMIMKQAVTGGAWEWHQDYGYWYENGVLTPNLCSVFIAVDPATRANGCMQVLKGSHQMGRLTHVKIGDQTGADPERVAAACERMELVYVEMSPGAALFFHPNTLHRSDQNRSPHDRWALICCYNARSNSPYKEGRHPSYTPIDVAENDAIKRVGLKRFGSEAAFMSSSHRATSDRLSG, encoded by the coding sequence ATGCTCACTGATCAACAGCTCGACGCTTACCGCCGCGACGGCTACTTGGTCGCGCCGGCGCTCTTTGATGCCGCGGAAGTCGACCTGCTGCAGCGAGCGGCGAAGGAAGACAAGGCCCTCGACGACAACGCCTTTGGCCGCGCCGACGGGGCCGGCGGCAGCGTGCGGTTGTCGCTGTGGAATCATCCGGGCGACGACATCTACGGGATGTTTGCCCGCAGTCGGCGCGTGGTCGATTCGGTTGGGCAGTTGCTCAGGGACGAGCCGTACCACTACCACTCGAAGATGATCATGAAGCAGGCCGTCACCGGCGGGGCCTGGGAGTGGCATCAGGATTACGGCTACTGGTACGAGAACGGCGTGCTGACGCCGAACTTGTGCAGCGTCTTCATTGCGGTCGATCCGGCGACGCGGGCGAACGGCTGTATGCAGGTGCTCAAGGGTTCGCACCAGATGGGCCGGTTGACCCACGTGAAAATCGGCGATCAAACGGGCGCGGATCCGGAACGAGTTGCCGCGGCGTGCGAGCGGATGGAGCTCGTGTACGTCGAGATGTCGCCGGGCGCCGCGCTGTTCTTCCATCCGAATACGCTCCATCGGAGTGATCAGAACCGCTCGCCGCACGATCGGTGGGCCCTCATCTGTTGCTACAACGCGCGGAGCAACTCGCCGTACAAGGAAGGCCGGCATCCGAGCTATACGCCGATCGACGTTGCCGAGAATGACGCGATCAAGCGCGTGGGCCTGAAGCGATTCGGCAGCGAGGCGGCATTCATGTCGTCGTCGCATCGGGCGACAAGCGACCGGCTTAGCGGCTAG
- a CDS encoding GntR family transcriptional regulator — protein MFLRIEKGSAAPISRQIAHQIASLCAAGKLKPGERLPSVRELARDLGVNQNTILRVYERLSGDGLLEMRQGQGTFVADGARAQASPGQRTRLLDELRQIARQARSLGLSSEQIHELLSIALGELDEQAANDLAENLS, from the coding sequence ATGTTCCTCCGCATCGAAAAAGGCTCCGCAGCCCCGATCTCGCGGCAAATTGCCCATCAGATCGCCTCGCTCTGCGCCGCCGGCAAGTTGAAGCCGGGGGAGCGGTTGCCTTCGGTGCGCGAGCTCGCCCGCGACTTAGGCGTCAATCAAAACACGATCCTCCGCGTCTACGAGCGGCTCAGTGGGGACGGCCTGCTGGAGATGCGGCAAGGGCAGGGGACGTTCGTTGCCGACGGGGCGCGGGCGCAGGCCTCGCCGGGGCAGCGGACGCGGCTGCTCGACGAGCTGCGACAGATCGCGCGGCAGGCGCGGTCGCTCGGTCTGAGCAGCGAGCAGATTCACGAACTCTTGTCGATCGCGCTGGGCGAACTCGACGAACAAGCGGCCAACGATTTGGCGGAGAACCTGTCATGA
- a CDS encoding ABC transporter ATP-binding protein codes for MSGSATESRGNEKYAIELQGVCKSFRRTQVLSNLSLRVERGKTFAFLGRNGAGKTTSIRMLLGLMKCDQGEVRVLGLDPANEPLEVRARVGYLAEDQQMYGWMRVEEIIRFVAPFYATWDHDLALKYVREFELPLRTKIKHLSKGQNVRLGLLLALAHRPELVILDDPALGLDPVMRRQFNQDLISHLQGEGRTVFYSSHLLYEVEPVADEVAILDGGRLVRQADTETLRRDVKQFVVDRTAYGRIREDMSVLELRCAGEDVAVTVQNASAVRALLDREGIGYRVNDLNLDEIFAAYVAGKVDDEARVLMPLDEVVTHR; via the coding sequence ATGAGTGGCAGTGCAACTGAAAGCCGTGGCAACGAAAAGTATGCGATCGAATTGCAGGGCGTCTGCAAGTCGTTTCGCCGCACGCAGGTGCTGAGCAACCTGTCGCTGCGCGTCGAACGCGGCAAGACGTTCGCGTTTCTCGGACGCAACGGCGCGGGGAAGACGACTTCCATTCGGATGTTGCTCGGCCTGATGAAATGCGACCAGGGCGAAGTCCGCGTCCTCGGGCTCGATCCGGCGAACGAGCCGCTGGAGGTGCGGGCCCGCGTCGGCTACCTCGCCGAAGACCAGCAGATGTACGGCTGGATGCGCGTCGAAGAAATCATTCGCTTCGTGGCGCCCTTCTACGCGACGTGGGACCACGACCTCGCGCTCAAATATGTCCGCGAGTTCGAACTCCCGCTGCGGACCAAAATCAAGCATCTGTCGAAGGGGCAGAATGTGCGGCTCGGGCTGCTGCTCGCGCTGGCTCATCGGCCGGAACTCGTGATTCTCGACGATCCAGCGCTCGGCCTCGATCCAGTGATGCGGCGGCAGTTCAACCAGGATCTCATCAGCCATCTTCAAGGCGAGGGGCGGACCGTGTTTTACAGTTCGCACCTGCTGTACGAAGTCGAGCCGGTGGCCGACGAGGTGGCGATTCTCGATGGCGGCCGGCTCGTGCGGCAGGCCGACACCGAGACGCTGCGGCGGGACGTGAAGCAGTTCGTCGTCGATCGCACGGCGTACGGTCGAATTCGGGAAGACATGTCGGTGCTGGAGTTGCGGTGCGCGGGCGAGGACGTGGCCGTGACGGTGCAGAACGCTTCGGCGGTGCGAGCGCTGCTCGATCGCGAAGGGATTGGGTATCGTGTGAATGATCTCAATTTGGATGAGATCTTCGCGGCGTACGTGGCGGGGAAGGTGGATGACGAGGCGCGAGTGCTAATGCCGCTCGATGAGGTGGTGACGCACCGCTAA
- the carA gene encoding glutamine-hydrolyzing carbamoyl-phosphate synthase small subunit gives MSKPAKLALEDGAVFTGVSIGADGEVDGEVCFNTSMTGYQEILTDPSYRGQIVTMTYPQIGNYGVNDGDLESERPHLAGFIVREHSRTDSNFRSEGSLSDYLKEWGVVAIESIDTRALVRRIRSQGALRGVLSTVDLDDASLVAKAKASPGLVGRDLVREVMPEMACEWQESCSDWTHLNAEGIRKSTGTSGPHVVALDYGMKWNIPRHLYDQGCQVTVLPGTATAEDVLAQNPDGVFLSNGPGDPEPLEYAIKTIQGVMKQKPVFGICLGHQLLSLACGAKTFKLKFGHRGANHPVQRLSDGLVEITSQNHGFAVEEASLPAALEVTHRSLNDNTIEGVRHRELPLFSVQYHPEASAGPHDSHYLFQDFLKAIAK, from the coding sequence ATGTCAAAACCTGCAAAGCTTGCTCTCGAAGATGGCGCCGTCTTTACCGGCGTCTCGATTGGCGCCGATGGCGAGGTCGACGGCGAAGTCTGCTTCAACACGTCGATGACCGGCTATCAGGAAATCCTCACCGATCCGAGCTATCGCGGCCAGATCGTGACGATGACCTATCCGCAAATCGGCAACTACGGCGTCAACGACGGCGACCTTGAAAGCGAGCGGCCGCACCTTGCCGGGTTCATCGTGCGGGAGCATTCGCGCACCGACAGCAACTTCCGTTCGGAAGGTTCGCTCAGCGACTACTTGAAGGAGTGGGGCGTCGTTGCGATCGAGTCGATCGACACGCGAGCGCTCGTGCGGCGGATTCGTTCGCAGGGAGCGCTCCGTGGCGTGCTATCGACGGTCGACCTCGACGATGCGAGCCTCGTCGCCAAGGCGAAGGCGAGCCCCGGGCTTGTTGGCCGCGACTTGGTGCGGGAAGTTATGCCTGAGATGGCGTGCGAGTGGCAGGAATCGTGCAGCGATTGGACGCACCTCAATGCCGAGGGGATTCGCAAGTCGACCGGCACGAGCGGCCCGCATGTCGTGGCGCTCGACTACGGGATGAAGTGGAACATTCCGCGGCATCTATACGACCAGGGCTGCCAAGTGACTGTGCTGCCGGGCACCGCGACCGCGGAAGACGTGCTCGCGCAGAATCCGGACGGCGTGTTTCTTTCGAACGGCCCCGGCGATCCAGAGCCGCTGGAATACGCGATCAAAACCATCCAGGGCGTCATGAAGCAGAAGCCGGTCTTCGGCATCTGCTTGGGCCATCAGCTGCTGTCGCTCGCCTGCGGAGCAAAGACCTTTAAGCTGAAGTTCGGCCACCGCGGGGCGAATCACCCGGTGCAGCGGCTGAGCGACGGGTTGGTGGAAATCACCAGCCAGAACCATGGGTTCGCCGTTGAGGAAGCGTCGCTGCCGGCGGCGCTGGAGGTGACGCATCGAAGCCTCAACGACAACACGATTGAGGGAGTTCGCCACCGTGAACTGCCGCTGTTTAGCGTGCAGTATCACCCTGAAGCCTCGGCCGGGCCGCACGATAGCCATTATCTGTTTCAGGACTTCCTGAAGGCGATAGCGAAGTAG
- a CDS encoding CPBP family intramembrane glutamic endopeptidase, which produces MDKIDGDADAVSEPVVVYVECWRCALPAAVDSPECPHCFARPQAARRRPFARVEPSRDEFWQLKTLFISYGMMLAIGILHAVLFEQRFGDVDHLTADMQWEAWLQVACIELVDTLLVLGTYFTLRRSDQPPAAPEALSFWIWPASLPMLVGMLVLNLGYHALLRDVIGIISIEDELTQSPSWLAFFAICVQPAIVEELYCRGLVFRVLRPVAGTHGIVWISALMFGLMHVAAMLSIPYLILFGAFVGYMRLKSGAVWLPMVLHFLHNLAVMLYEWNF; this is translated from the coding sequence ATGGACAAGATCGACGGCGATGCAGACGCGGTGAGCGAACCGGTCGTCGTCTACGTCGAGTGCTGGCGCTGTGCGTTGCCGGCGGCGGTCGATTCTCCGGAGTGCCCGCATTGTTTTGCTCGCCCCCAAGCGGCGCGTCGTCGGCCGTTCGCGCGAGTGGAGCCGTCGCGTGACGAATTCTGGCAGCTAAAAACGCTGTTCATTTCCTACGGGATGATGCTGGCGATTGGCATCCTCCACGCCGTCTTGTTTGAACAACGGTTCGGCGACGTTGATCATCTCACTGCCGACATGCAGTGGGAGGCGTGGCTCCAGGTGGCGTGCATCGAGCTCGTCGATACGCTCCTCGTTCTCGGGACGTATTTCACGCTGCGAAGAAGCGACCAGCCTCCAGCAGCGCCGGAGGCGCTTAGCTTTTGGATCTGGCCTGCTTCGCTGCCGATGCTCGTTGGCATGCTCGTGCTTAATCTCGGCTATCACGCTCTGCTGCGCGACGTGATCGGCATCATCTCGATCGAGGATGAGTTGACGCAATCGCCAAGCTGGCTGGCATTCTTCGCGATCTGCGTGCAGCCGGCGATCGTCGAAGAACTCTACTGCCGCGGGCTAGTGTTCCGTGTATTGCGCCCTGTGGCCGGAACGCACGGCATCGTTTGGATTTCCGCGCTCATGTTCGGCCTGATGCATGTTGCGGCGATGCTGAGTATTCCGTACCTGATTCTGTTCGGCGCGTTCGTCGGCTACATGCGTCTCAAGAGCGGGGCCGTTTGGTTGCCGATGGTTCTCCACTTCCTGCACAATTTGGCGGTGATGTTGTACGAATGGAACTTCTAG
- a CDS encoding alpha/beta hydrolase, with product MARFNVASLTPLAMLSIVLLLLAPTHASAAEPTVHRDLPYAKHADAAKNSTSLDLYVPPDAKSAPIVVWIHGGGWRHGDKRMVALKPAYFCDQGMILASINYRLQPATDYRGQAADVAAAIRWLVDHAAEYGGDPQRIILLGHSAGAHLAALVATDHSYLEAAKIDPKVLRGVILLDGAGYNVPRQIKEAMLPALKKLYRDAFGDDPEVWQAASPLHHVEEGGTYPPVLILYVASRRDSSSQSVALSDRLRAVGGESEAIGYADKTHATINREFGAAEDEPTVAAQKFLNRVLTISPAP from the coding sequence GTGGCTCGTTTTAACGTCGCGTCGCTTACCCCGCTTGCAATGCTCAGCATCGTCCTGCTCCTACTCGCTCCAACGCACGCGAGCGCAGCCGAGCCGACGGTTCACCGCGACTTGCCCTACGCCAAGCATGCGGACGCAGCGAAAAACTCGACGTCGCTCGACCTCTACGTCCCCCCCGACGCCAAGTCGGCGCCCATCGTCGTCTGGATTCACGGCGGCGGCTGGCGCCACGGCGACAAACGGATGGTCGCCCTCAAACCGGCGTACTTCTGCGACCAAGGGATGATCCTGGCGAGCATCAACTATCGACTCCAGCCTGCGACCGATTACCGCGGCCAAGCCGCCGACGTCGCCGCCGCCATTCGCTGGCTCGTCGATCATGCCGCCGAGTACGGAGGCGACCCGCAGCGGATCATCTTACTCGGCCACAGCGCCGGCGCTCACCTGGCCGCCCTCGTCGCCACCGACCATAGTTACCTCGAAGCCGCGAAGATCGATCCGAAGGTGCTTCGCGGTGTGATTCTTCTCGACGGCGCCGGCTACAACGTCCCGCGGCAGATCAAAGAAGCGATGCTCCCAGCGCTAAAGAAACTGTACCGCGACGCCTTCGGCGACGATCCCGAAGTTTGGCAAGCAGCTTCGCCGCTCCATCACGTCGAAGAAGGCGGCACATACCCGCCGGTACTCATTCTCTACGTCGCCAGCCGCCGCGACTCAAGCAGCCAGTCGGTGGCCCTGAGCGATCGTCTCCGCGCCGTTGGCGGAGAGTCCGAGGCCATCGGCTACGCAGACAAGACACACGCCACGATCAACCGCGAATTCGGCGCGGCAGAAGACGAGCCAACGGTCGCAGCCCAGAAGTTCCTAAACCGCGTGCTGACAATCAGCCCCGCTCCCTAG
- a CDS encoding VIT domain-containing protein, whose product MTRLSFCRTLVALAASLFVIVVGSNFAHLQAQGLLVDARPEHQFRLPRPIITPQLTPVASSYQIESLEVDAKLSGSTARVQVSQTFKNTGSGQIEAQFLFPLPYDGAIDQLTLLVDGKEYPAKLLPKDDARRRYEEIVRSNRDPALLEWVGTGMFQTSVFPIPAGQSRTVTLRYSQLCRQSSGLVDFLFPLSTAKYTDGLLKKLAISVAVESPADIKNVYSPSHEVKIERPDDRHAIVKLTATDTAPTDDFRLFYDTGDETVAASIVSYRPDKNDDGYFLMLATPEIKSEAAKTDGKESAKSAGKTVVFVVDRSGSMSGEKMDQAKEALKFVLNNLKQGDTFNIVAYDSEVEAFRPELQKFDDESRAAATGFVNGLFAGGSTNIDGALARGLGMLEDAERPSYIIFLTDGLPTVGEMNEAAIAKHAAEANKIRARLFAFGVGFDVNSRLIDRLARDNHGRSEYVRPNENIETAVSNLYRRIGAPVMTDVELTIDVENAKEADGAVASRLYPKGKFDLFAGDQAVIVGRYKSAGDAKATLAGKIGGETKKFYFPAELVAASDDDANAFVAKLWATRRVGEIIDEIDLKGRNEELVKELVDLAVKHGILTPYTSFMADENSQSREVGMRAQAAAINVEQLHESSGEYGFRMRSNKGDLQYAERMAPAAPAASAEPTPALATASGGGMGGGQYAADAFHNTLQTSGRGARFYDAEHDQQVVSNSVISVGRKTFLRHGDRWVDSTLDEKAEKRAKKLERFSDEYFELVAKHGKHVAAYLAIEEPVMIELDGQIYEW is encoded by the coding sequence ATGACTCGTCTATCGTTTTGCCGCACGCTCGTCGCCCTTGCCGCCAGCCTCTTTGTTATCGTTGTTGGCAGCAATTTCGCCCATCTGCAGGCACAAGGGCTGCTGGTCGACGCCCGACCCGAGCACCAGTTCCGGCTGCCGCGGCCGATCATCACGCCGCAGCTCACCCCAGTGGCCAGCAGCTACCAAATCGAATCGCTGGAAGTCGACGCGAAGCTCAGCGGCTCGACCGCTCGCGTGCAGGTATCGCAAACGTTCAAGAATACCGGCAGCGGCCAGATCGAAGCGCAGTTCCTCTTCCCCCTCCCCTACGACGGCGCCATCGATCAACTGACGCTCCTCGTTGACGGCAAGGAGTACCCCGCGAAGCTCCTGCCCAAGGACGACGCCCGCCGGCGCTACGAAGAGATCGTCCGCTCGAACCGCGATCCCGCGCTGCTGGAGTGGGTCGGCACGGGGATGTTCCAAACGAGCGTCTTCCCGATTCCCGCAGGCCAGTCGCGAACCGTAACGCTCCGCTACTCACAGCTCTGCCGCCAATCGTCGGGCCTGGTCGATTTTCTCTTCCCGCTCAGCACCGCGAAGTACACCGACGGGCTGCTGAAGAAGCTCGCCATCTCGGTCGCCGTCGAGAGCCCCGCCGACATCAAGAACGTTTACTCCCCCTCGCACGAAGTAAAAATCGAACGCCCCGACGATCGCCACGCCATCGTGAAGCTCACCGCAACCGACACGGCGCCGACCGACGACTTCCGCCTCTTCTACGATACGGGCGACGAAACCGTGGCGGCCAGCATCGTGAGCTACCGCCCCGACAAGAACGACGACGGCTACTTCCTGATGCTCGCGACGCCCGAGATCAAAAGCGAGGCTGCGAAGACAGACGGCAAAGAGTCCGCGAAGTCTGCCGGCAAGACGGTCGTCTTCGTCGTCGATCGTTCCGGCAGTATGAGCGGCGAGAAAATGGACCAAGCGAAAGAGGCTCTCAAGTTCGTCCTCAACAATCTCAAGCAGGGCGACACGTTTAACATCGTTGCCTACGACAGCGAGGTCGAAGCCTTCCGCCCCGAGCTGCAGAAGTTTGACGATGAATCGCGGGCCGCGGCCACCGGCTTCGTGAATGGCCTGTTCGCCGGCGGCAGCACGAACATCGACGGCGCCCTCGCTCGCGGCCTCGGCATGCTCGAAGACGCCGAGCGTCCCAGCTACATCATCTTCCTCACCGACGGCCTGCCGACCGTGGGCGAGATGAACGAAGCCGCCATCGCTAAGCATGCCGCCGAGGCAAACAAGATCCGCGCCCGGCTCTTCGCCTTCGGCGTCGGGTTCGACGTCAACAGCCGCCTGATCGATCGGCTGGCCCGTGACAACCATGGCCGCAGCGAGTATGTGCGGCCAAACGAGAACATCGAGACCGCGGTAAGCAATCTCTACCGCCGCATCGGCGCGCCGGTGATGACCGACGTGGAACTCACCATCGACGTCGAGAACGCCAAGGAAGCCGATGGCGCCGTGGCGAGCCGCCTCTACCCCAAAGGTAAGTTCGACCTCTTTGCCGGCGACCAGGCCGTAATCGTCGGCCGTTACAAATCGGCTGGCGATGCGAAGGCAACGCTGGCCGGCAAGATTGGCGGCGAAACGAAGAAGTTCTACTTCCCGGCCGAACTCGTCGCCGCGAGCGATGACGACGCGAACGCCTTCGTCGCCAAGCTCTGGGCCACCCGCCGCGTCGGTGAAATCATCGACGAGATCGACCTCAAAGGCCGCAACGAAGAACTCGTAAAGGAGCTCGTCGACCTCGCCGTGAAGCATGGCATCCTCACGCCGTACACCTCGTTCATGGCCGACGAAAATAGCCAAAGCCGCGAGGTTGGCATGCGAGCTCAAGCCGCCGCGATCAACGTCGAGCAGCTTCACGAGTCGTCAGGCGAATACGGCTTCCGCATGCGATCGAACAAGGGCGATCTGCAATATGCCGAACGGATGGCCCCCGCCGCGCCGGCCGCCTCCGCGGAACCGACGCCGGCACTTGCGACGGCGTCAGGAGGCGGAATGGGCGGCGGCCAGTATGCCGCCGACGCCTTCCACAACACGCTGCAAACCAGCGGCCGCGGCGCGCGGTTCTACGACGCCGAGCATGACCAACAGGTCGTGTCGAACAGCGTCATCAGCGTCGGCCGCAAAACCTTCCTCCGCCACGGCGACCGCTGGGTCGATTCGACGCTCGACGAGAAGGCGGAGAAGCGGGCGAAGAAACTCGAACGCTTCAGCGACGAATACTTCGAGCTCGTCGCGAAACACGGCAAACACGTCGCCGCATACCTGGCGATCGAAGAGCCGGTAATGATCGAACTCGACGGCCAAATTTACGAGTGGTAG
- a CDS encoding adenylosuccinate synthase, with protein sequence MSGTCVIGLQWGDEAKGKIVDLLTLRHDIVVRYQGGANAGHTVKVGNEVYKLSLLPSGVLTPGVTCVIAGGVVFNPAKAIEELDELSTRNLDDYDNLKLSDRVHVIFPWHFAEDRAMDSSVSDGENIGTTQRGIGPCYRDKVGRAFAIRLGDLYRPNFRERVEHVTRAKNVSLAAMMPRDQFVPLNAADIYEEYKAYAERLKPYVDDTNEYLLSAAESGKRILFEGAQGALLDVDHGTYPYVTSSNSSGVGVSNGSGVPGKHIDHVIGIVKAYSTRVGGGPFPTEQDNAIGQQIRDQGNEYGTVTKRPRRCGWLDAVAIRYTSRLSGVDSICVMLLDVLSGLDELKICTAYEIDGVRTNKFPSHVDDLRKAKPIYETLPSWSEDITGVRDLEDLPANARAYIERVGEIVGVPVEMVSVGPARDQTIPVAGGALAGAR encoded by the coding sequence GTGTCCGGCACCTGCGTCATTGGACTTCAGTGGGGCGACGAAGCCAAAGGGAAAATCGTCGACCTGCTGACCCTGCGGCATGACATCGTGGTCCGCTATCAGGGGGGCGCCAACGCCGGCCATACGGTGAAGGTAGGCAACGAGGTCTACAAGCTGTCGCTGCTGCCGAGCGGCGTGCTCACCCCCGGCGTCACCTGCGTTATCGCCGGCGGCGTCGTCTTCAACCCTGCGAAGGCGATCGAGGAGCTCGACGAACTTTCGACCCGCAACCTCGACGACTACGACAACCTGAAGCTGAGCGACCGCGTGCACGTGATCTTCCCGTGGCACTTCGCCGAAGATCGGGCGATGGACTCGAGCGTCTCCGATGGCGAGAACATCGGCACGACGCAGCGCGGCATCGGCCCCTGCTACCGCGATAAGGTCGGCCGCGCGTTTGCGATTCGGCTCGGCGACCTTTATCGGCCCAACTTCCGCGAGCGGGTCGAGCATGTCACCCGTGCGAAGAACGTGTCGCTGGCAGCGATGATGCCGCGCGATCAGTTCGTGCCGCTTAACGCGGCCGACATCTACGAAGAATACAAAGCCTACGCCGAGCGGCTGAAGCCATACGTCGACGACACGAACGAATATCTGCTGAGCGCCGCCGAGTCGGGCAAGCGGATTTTGTTCGAAGGCGCCCAGGGGGCGCTGCTCGACGTCGACCACGGCACCTATCCCTACGTGACGAGCAGCAACAGCTCGGGCGTTGGCGTGTCGAATGGTTCGGGCGTGCCAGGCAAGCACATCGATCATGTGATCGGCATCGTCAAAGCCTACAGCACCCGCGTGGGCGGCGGTCCGTTCCCGACGGAGCAGGACAACGCCATTGGCCAGCAGATTCGCGATCAAGGGAACGAGTACGGTACGGTGACCAAGCGTCCCCGCCGTTGCGGTTGGCTCGATGCGGTGGCGATTCGCTATACGTCGCGGCTGAGCGGCGTCGACTCGATCTGCGTGATGCTGCTCGACGTGCTCAGCGGCCTCGACGAGTTGAAGATCTGCACCGCCTACGAAATCGACGGCGTGCGGACGAACAAGTTCCCCAGCCACGTCGACGACCTGCGGAAGGCGAAGCCGATCTACGAGACGCTGCCGAGCTGGTCGGAAGACATCACGGGCGTGCGCGACCTCGAGGATTTGCCGGCGAACGCCCGGGCTTACATCGAGCGGGTCGGCGAGATCGTCGGCGTGCCGGTGGAGATGGTGTCCGTGGGGCCGGCTCGCGATCAGACGATTCCGGTGGCGGGCGGGGCGCTCGCGGGCGCCCGGTAA
- a CDS encoding isoprenyl transferase, which produces MPLTESIPEALAAIPRERWPRHIAVIMDGNGRWAQRQDLPRIEGHRRGVASVRRTTEECARLGIEQLTLYCLSSENWKRPQPEIDFLMHLLEQYMIEERTTIMENNLRVRMIGRRHGIPDQVLRELDKTVEMSSTNTGTRLNLAVNYGGRSEIVDAVRAIGQEIAAGDLQPADVTEATIADHLYTAGLDDPDLMVRTAGEMRISNFLLWQISYAEIWVTERCWPEFDEATLHEAIGEYARRNRKFGGLNG; this is translated from the coding sequence ATGCCGCTCACCGAGTCGATTCCTGAAGCCCTGGCAGCGATTCCGCGCGAGCGTTGGCCGCGGCACATTGCCGTCATCATGGACGGCAACGGGCGGTGGGCGCAGCGGCAAGATTTGCCGCGGATCGAAGGGCATCGCCGCGGCGTCGCCAGCGTCCGACGGACGACCGAAGAGTGTGCGCGGCTTGGCATCGAGCAACTGACGCTCTACTGCCTGTCGAGCGAGAACTGGAAGCGACCTCAGCCCGAGATCGACTTCCTGATGCATCTGCTCGAGCAGTACATGATCGAAGAGCGGACGACGATCATGGAGAACAATCTCCGCGTGCGGATGATCGGCCGCCGGCACGGCATTCCGGATCAGGTGCTGCGGGAGCTCGATAAGACGGTCGAGATGAGCTCGACCAACACCGGCACGCGGCTGAATCTTGCGGTGAACTACGGCGGCCGTTCGGAGATCGTCGACGCGGTCCGCGCGATCGGGCAGGAGATTGCCGCGGGCGACTTGCAACCGGCTGACGTGACCGAAGCGACGATTGCCGATCACCTTTACACGGCCGGCCTCGACGACCCCGACCTAATGGTCCGGACCGCCGGCGAAATGCGGATCAGCAACTTTCTGTTGTGGCAGATCAGCTATGCCGAGATTTGGGTGACCGAACGCTGCTGGCCTGAGTTCGACGAAGCGACTCTTCATGAAGCGATTGGCGAATACGCGAGGCGGAACCGCAAGTTTGGCGGACTGAACGGCTGA
- a CDS encoding phosphatidate cytidylyltransferase encodes MLRWRLILGVLLVAGLAGLCWLDAHAALPGSYLGPLAIVAAALAAGEMLRMFRTQGHDATAWTVYVGTLLPVALSCLAVVAYAKPPSFVLGRLSWLAIGLAGGLGVAIVGEMRRYESPGKSITRLALASLSVLYVGGLMGMLVQLRLVEPYGYGLGAWGRLLPLLSLIATVKLSDTMQYTFGRLFGRHKVAPTLSPGKTWEGTIGGIGSASLAAAFGIAWILKGSAGFTPTVLLKTGAFAIAVTVTGIIGDLAESMLKRDAGVKDSSDWLPGFGGVLDILDSLLLAAPVAYLFWAVVL; translated from the coding sequence GTGCTGCGGTGGCGACTCATTCTCGGCGTGCTCTTAGTCGCCGGGCTGGCTGGACTTTGCTGGCTCGACGCCCATGCGGCGCTGCCGGGCTCTTATCTGGGGCCGCTCGCGATCGTCGCGGCCGCGCTGGCGGCGGGCGAGATGCTGCGAATGTTCCGAACGCAGGGGCATGATGCGACCGCGTGGACGGTGTACGTCGGCACGTTGCTGCCGGTGGCGTTGAGCTGCCTCGCCGTAGTGGCGTACGCGAAGCCGCCATCGTTCGTGCTCGGTCGACTCAGCTGGCTTGCCATTGGCTTGGCGGGCGGACTTGGCGTCGCAATCGTCGGCGAAATGCGCCGCTACGAATCGCCCGGCAAGTCGATCACGCGGCTCGCGCTCGCATCACTCTCCGTGCTCTATGTCGGCGGGCTGATGGGGATGCTCGTTCAACTGAGGCTGGTGGAGCCGTACGGCTACGGCCTCGGCGCTTGGGGGCGATTGCTGCCGCTCCTGTCGCTGATTGCGACGGTGAAACTGAGCGACACGATGCAGTACACGTTCGGCCGGCTGTTCGGCCGGCACAAAGTGGCGCCGACGCTCAGCCCGGGCAAGACCTGGGAGGGGACGATCGGCGGCATCGGCTCGGCGTCGCTCGCTGCGGCGTTCGGGATTGCTTGGATCCTCAAGGGCTCCGCGGGTTTCACGCCGACGGTGCTGCTGAAGACCGGCGCCTTCGCCATCGCGGTAACGGTGACCGGCATCATCGGCGATTTGGCGGAATCGATGCTCAAGCGCGACGCTGGCGTGAAAGACTCGAGCGACTGGCTGCCGGGGTTTGGCGGCGTGCTCGATATTCTCGATTCGCTCCTGCTCGCGGCGCCAGTGGCGTATCTGTTTTGGGCGGTGGTGCTCTAG